CTGACCGAGAACAGCGCGGGTTCCGCCTGGCGCCGTCCGGCAAGCCCCATCGTCCAGTCGTAAAGCCTGCGCAGCATGTCCGCCCCTTGTCCCGTTGCGCCCGTATGATCCCGCACGCGCGGGCGCGTCAAGGGCCAGGGCGGCCTATCGCGATGCTGTGACCCGGAACATATCCGGCCCATCGGCGTTGGACCGCAGACGACACCCCATCAGCCGCCTTCGGAGGAAGACATGTCCCTGATCCTGACCTTTGCAGGCCTGATGACGGCCTTCGCCATCACCTTGGCCATCGGTGCGCCGAAACGGCGCGCGGCCAAGGTTCCCTCCGCCCGCGACTAATGCGGCAGGCGCGGGGGACGGCGGTCCATCATCGCCCATTCGGGCCACAGCCCGAACCGTTCCAGCGCCAGCAGCAGCAACCCCGCGCCGATGATCGCGAAGACCAGCTTGACCATCTTGGCGCTTGGCGGTCTGCGCGACCATTTGGCCGCCCGGATCAGCCAGATCAGGTTGTTCATCGCGTGCCCCGCCTGTTAAGTCCTGCTGTGATTCGAACCAGACGCCGCGCCGAAACTCAAGAGCCCGCCCTTGCCGCATCACCAGGATAGCCGAAATCTGCCCTACAGCGCCCGCCAGATGTATGACCTGGTGGCCGATATCGACAAATACCCGCAATTCCTGCCCTGGAACAGCGCGGCGCGCATCCGCTCGCGCCAGACCCGCCCCGACGGGGCTGAGGAGATCGCAGCCGATCTGGTCATCAGCTTCAAGGTCTTTCGCGAGAAATTCGGCAGCCGCGTCGTGCTGTGGCCCGAGGATGCGAATGGCCGTCTGAAGATCGACACCGAATATCTGGACGGCCCGTTCAAGTACATGCGCAGCGGATGGTCCTTCAAGGACCGGCCCGAGGGTGGCTGCCATGTCGATTTCTACGTCGATTTCGAATTCAAGAATGCGATCCTGCAGCGGCTGATCGGCGTCGTCTTCAACGAGGCGATGCGCCGCATCGTCCGCGCCTTCGAGGATCGCGCCCGCAAACTCTACGGAGAGACGCCATGACCATGATGCCCGACGCCCCGGAGCGCAACCTGACCCCGGCCAAGATCGTCTATGGCCTCTATGCGATCGGCTATCTGGTGGCGATCACCGCGCTGGCGGGTCTGGTCTATGCCTATTTCTCGCGCGGCCGGGATGCGGTGCTGGACAGCCATCTGACCTTTCAGATCCGCACCTTCTGGATCAGCCTGGCCATCGCGCTGCTGGCGGCGGTCACCATGCTGATCGGGATCGGCGTGCTGATCTGGGCCTTCCTGACGGTCTGGGGGCTGGTGCGGGTGATCTCGGGCTTTCTGCTGGCCAATGACGGCAAACCGGTGACGGGCACGCGCTATCTGGGCATGATGGCCTATTGATGCGAAAGGCCGCCCCGAGGGGCGGCCCATTTGATCACGATGCGGCGTCGCGCAGCGCCTCCGCGCGATCGGTCCGTTCCCAGCTGAAGGCCGTCGCCCCGGCCAGCGCATAGGGCTCGCGCCCGAAATGGCCATAGCTGGCCGTCGGGCGATAGATCGGGTGCAGCAGGTCCAGCTCCCGGATGATCGCGAAGGGCCGCAGGTCGAAGACCCGGCGCACGGCGGCGATGATGCGGTCCACCGGCACCGTCTCGGTCCCGAAGCAGTTCAGGCTGATCGAGGTTGGCTCGGCCACGCCGATGGCATAGCTGACCTGGATCTCGCAGCGCCGGGCCAGGCCCGCGGCCACGATGTTCTTGGCGACCCACCGACCCGCATAGGCGGCCGAGCGGTCCACCTTGGACGGGTCCTTGC
Above is a genomic segment from Paracoccus aestuarii containing:
- a CDS encoding type II toxin-antitoxin system RatA family toxin gives rise to the protein MPHHQDSRNLPYSARQMYDLVADIDKYPQFLPWNSAARIRSRQTRPDGAEEIAADLVISFKVFREKFGSRVVLWPEDANGRLKIDTEYLDGPFKYMRSGWSFKDRPEGGCHVDFYVDFEFKNAILQRLIGVVFNEAMRRIVRAFEDRARKLYGETP
- a CDS encoding DUF4870 family protein, which translates into the protein MTMMPDAPERNLTPAKIVYGLYAIGYLVAITALAGLVYAYFSRGRDAVLDSHLTFQIRTFWISLAIALLAAVTMLIGIGVLIWAFLTVWGLVRVISGFLLANDGKPVTGTRYLGMMAY